A part of Winslowiella toletana genomic DNA contains:
- a CDS encoding two component system response regulator, which translates to MSEHKILLVDDHQLIANGIVSMLDPYPCFRIVGYINDGLAVYKACRTYQPDIILLDTSLPGINGLDMLPQLHKRWPQMQILVYSASNEEHLVVRALCAGASGYVLKSSCQKILLAGLQCVAIKKTYIDPALNAVAIHKAICDNLRPHQLLTPRESQILQLISEGHTNRLIAEQLCISVKTVETHRLNIMGKLNVHKVTHLLSCSRRLGLTL; encoded by the coding sequence ATGTCCGAACACAAAATATTGCTGGTAGATGATCATCAACTTATTGCTAACGGTATTGTTAGCATGCTAGACCCTTACCCCTGTTTCAGGATAGTAGGGTATATCAACGACGGGCTGGCAGTATATAAGGCCTGTCGTACTTATCAGCCGGATATTATTCTGCTTGATACCAGCCTGCCGGGTATCAATGGGCTTGATATGTTGCCACAGTTACATAAGCGCTGGCCGCAAATGCAGATTTTGGTCTATTCCGCCAGTAATGAAGAGCATCTGGTAGTACGCGCGCTCTGCGCTGGTGCGTCAGGTTATGTACTGAAAAGCAGTTGCCAGAAAATTTTACTGGCAGGGTTACAGTGTGTGGCGATAAAAAAAACCTATATCGACCCGGCGCTTAATGCCGTCGCGATCCACAAGGCAATATGTGATAATCTGAGGCCGCATCAGCTACTGACGCCGCGCGAAAGCCAGATTCTGCAACTGATTTCTGAAGGGCATACTAACCGGCTGATTGCCGAACAACTCTGTATCAGCGTCAAAACTGTGGAGACTCATCGGTTGAATATTATGGGCAAACTGAATGTGCATAAAGTTACCCATTTGCTTAGCTGTTCACGACGTCTTGGTTTAACCCTGTAA